Proteins found in one Cervus canadensis isolate Bull #8, Minnesota chromosome 24, ASM1932006v1, whole genome shotgun sequence genomic segment:
- the KLHDC7A gene encoding kelch domain-containing protein 7A gives MLPRGGGAEAQDWHLDMQLTGQLVLSAAALLLLTAAYRLYKSRPARALPRQGGTEARAEGEAGGSGQPAVQEAGPRAPQWDVRRRRGSKAGTGLPGCSWENTEASRVPASRASSAASEAGEAGKAGRKGAGAEHAGQRPDADLAAPRCGGQEAGTAVDGRPELPHHCQPCGEPPVPPAGLPTVESGRVGGELAPWRDSGPPKHPGGGEQESPHEGQAAYPEARCDMNNSWVFTHASGVHREEAGALQAASDLGLALRQREGGSDASYTFSSVARVRVEENFIPEKVEGIRPRLKGKVYDYYVESTSQATSRSRLAPGTAAPVGAPAPESVSDPLGTRTASEGPADDGEGGPETAASHSTRGFSRKESLLQIVENPELQLQLDGFGDPLSSCPDQGALPTRPTSQDSPESSSAGSRGNPPVHSVAGTNFFRPQLGPGSAPEVHLDLGNCYEALTFAKREKLEPLKEAAYKVMSDNYLQVLRSPDIYGCLSGAERELVLQRRLRGRKRLVVADVCPQEGSGRLCCYDDARDVWRPLARLPPEAVSRGCSICSLFNYLFLVSGCQGSGRQPSNRVFCYNPLTDIWSEVCPLNQARPHCRLVALEGQLYAVGGECLNTVERYDPRLDRWTFAPPLPNDTFALAHTAAASGGELFVTGGSLRYLLLRFSAREQRWRVGPTGGGRDRTAEMVAVRGFLYRFDLNRSLGISVYRCSASARLWYECATYRTPYPDAFQCAVVDELVYCVGRRRTLRFLADCVSPRFVPEMLQAFPSPQGTLLPTVLTLPGPDVPQTRV, from the coding sequence ATGCtccccagaggaggaggagcagaggccCAGGACTGGCATCTGGACATGCAGCTGACGGGCCAGCTGGTGCTGTCCGCCGCTGCCCTGCTCCTGCTGACCGCAGCCTACAGGCTGTACAAGTCCAGACCAGCCCGGGCCCTGCCGCGGCAGGGGGGCACCGAGGCCCGGGCAGAGGGGGAGGCGGGGGGCTCCGGGCAGCCTGCCGTCCAGGAGGCTGGTCCCCGGGCGCCACAGTGGGACGTGAGACGCCGCAGGGGAAGCAAGGCGGGCACAGGATTGCCGGGCTGCAGCTGGGAGAACACGGAGGCCTCCAGagtcccagcctccagagcttCCTCCGCAGCCTCAGAAGCTGGAGAGGCTGGGAAAGCTGGGAGGAAAGGTGCTGGAGCGGAGCATGCTGGGCAGCGCCCGGACGCTGACCTGGCAGCTCCTCGGTGCGGAGGCCAGGAAGCCGGAACAGCCGTGGACGGTAGGCCCGAGCTGCCCCACCACTGCCAGCCGTGCGGCGAACCCCCAGTGCCCCCCGCTGGCCTCCCCACCGTGGAGAGCGGCCGTGTGGGCGGTGAGCTCGCTCCCTGGCGGGACAGTGGACCCCCCAAGCATccagggggtggggagcaggaatCCCCCCATGAAGGTCAGGCGGCCTACCCTGAAGCCCGGTGTGACATGAACAACAGCTGGGTCTTTACCCACGCGTCAGGGGTCCACAGGGAGGAGGCGGGGGCCCTCCAGGCTGCCTCAGACCTGGGCCTGGCTCTGCGTCAGCGGGAGGGCGGCTCCGACGCCTCCTACACCTTCTCGTCTGTGGCCCGGGTTCGAGTAGAGGAGAATTTCATACCGGAGAAGGTGGAGGGGATCAGGCCCAGGCTGAAGGGCAAGGTGTACGATTACTACGTGGAGTCCACCTCTCAGGCCACCTCCAGGAGCAGGCTGGCCCCCGGAACAGCCGCCCCAGTGGGGGCTCCAGCCCCGGAGTCAGTATCAGACCCCCTGGGAACGAGGACAGCGTCTGAAGGGCCCGCCGATGACGGAGAGGGTGGACCAGAGACCGCCGCCTCCCACTCCACACGAGGCTTCAGCCGCAAGGAGAGCCTCCTTCAGATCGTGGAGAACccggagcttcagctgcagctcGATGGCTTTGGGGACCCTCTTTCATCCTGCCCAGACCAGGGTGCCCTGCCCACCCGCCCCACGTCCCAGGATTCTCCTGAGTCCAGCTCAGCCGGAAGCCGCGGGAATCCCCCCGTGCACTCTGTGGCTGGAACCAATTTCTTCCGCCCCCAGCTCGGCCCTGGATCAGCCCCAGAGGTCCACCTGGATCTGGGCAATTGCTACGAGGCGCTGACCTTCGCCAAGAGGGAGAAATTGGAGCCCCTGAAGGAGGCGGCCTACAAGGTGATGAGCGACAACTACCTCCAGGTCCTGCGGAGCCCCGACATCTACGGGTGCCTGAGCGGGGCGGAGCGCGAGCTGGTCCTCCAGCGCCGGCTGCGGGGCCGCAAGCGCCTGGTGGTGGCCGACGTGTGCCCCCAGGAAGGCTCCGGCCGCCTCTGCTGCTACGACGACGCGCGGGACGTCTGGCGCCCGCTGGCCCGCCTGCCGCCCGAGGCTGTGTCCCGGGGCTGTTCCATCTGCAGCCTCTTCAATTACCTCTTCCTGGTGTCCGGTTGCCAGGGCTCGGGGCGCCAGCCCTCCAATCGCGTCTTCTGCTACAACCCGCTGACGGACATCTGGAGCGAAGTGTGCCCCCTGAACCAGGCCCGGCCGCACTGCCGGCTGGTGGCCCTGGAAGGACAGCTCTACGCCGTCGGGGGCGAGTGTCTGAACACGGTGGAACGCTACGACCCTCGCCTGGACCGCTGGACCTTTGCGCCGCCGCTGCCCAACGACACCTTCGCCCTGGCGCACACGGCGGCGGCGAGCGGGGGCGAGCTCTTCGTCACCGGGGGCTCGCTGCGCTACCTGCTGCTGCGTTTCTCCGCCCGGGAGCAGCGCTGGCGCGTCGGGCCCACCGGGGGCGGCAGGGACCGCACGGCCGAGATGGTGGCGGTCAGAGGCTTCCTCTATCGCTTCGACCTCAACCGCAGCCTGGGCATCAGCGTCTACCGCTGCAGCGCCAGCGCCCGCCTCTGGTACGAGTGCGCCACGTACCGGACGCCGTACCCCGACGCCTTCCAGTGCGCCGTGGTGGACGAGCTCGTCTACTGCGTGGGGCGTCGGCGCACGCTGCGCTTCCTGGCTGACTGCGTCTCGCCCAGGTTTGTGCCCGAAATGCTGCAAGCCTTCCCCTCCCCGCAGGGCACCCTCCTGCCCACCGTCCTGACCTTGCCCGGTCCTGATGTGCCCCAGACCAGGGTCTAG